ACAGTGAAAATCACCGGCATTGCCGACGACAGTGAAGTCGCAGTGATGCGTACGGAGAATAGGAGGGAGTTTGAGTCTGCCGTGCGCTGTGGAGACGACATCGTAAAGGAAGTTCGGGGAAAAGGGTTTATGAATGAAGCCGGTACAAGAATCGTAAGGACAGCCCAGGACCACAGACTGACACCGGATTCAAATCTGATGCTCGGCGAAGATGTACATTATCCCGGAAAATGGTCGGGGTTTCCGTCCCATTCACATGCTCAGCCGGAGATTTATTTTTACAAATTTTATCCGGAAAATGGGTTCGGACTTTTAAAACTGGGTGATGAGGCTATATTGCTGGAACATAATGATACGGTGAAGATCATACCGGACAAAGTACATCCGCAGGTTGCAGCGCCTGGTTACGCCATGTATTATATCTGGGTCATCCGCCATCTGGAAGGAAACCCATATCTGGGTCCTGATTTTGAAGAACAGCACCTGTGGGTGGAAGAACCCGGCGCTGTGTACTGGCCGGATAAAAGTGAGGGAGGGACAGAAGATGTTTAATGAAGAATTCCATCTCAAACGTCCGCTTAATTGGGCGATGGTAGGAGGCGGGAGAGGAAGTCAGATCGGCTATATACACAGGTGTTCTGCGGCAAGAGACCGTCTGTTCACCCTGACGGCCGGGGCCTTCGATGTCGATCAGGAACGCGGAAGGGAATTCGGCGTGAATCTGGGTGTACCGCCCGAGCGCTGCTATGCCGACTATCAGACGATGTTTGCCGGGGAGGCCGAACGGCCGGACGGAATCGAAGCAGTCACGATCGCAACACCGAACGGAACACATTATGAAATCTGCAGGGCTGCGCTCAATGCAGGGCTGCATGCAGTATGTGAGAAACCGCTGTGCTTTACAAGCGAGCAGGCGGATGAGCTGCTTGCACTGGCAGAAGAGAAAAACCGGATCGTCGGCGTGACGTATGGCTATACCGGAGCGCAGATGATCCACCAGGCTAAAAATATGATTGCCCGCGGTGATCTGGGGGATATCCGCATAATCAACATGCAGTTTGCACACGGATTTCATTCAGCCGAGGTAGAGAAGAACGATGCGGGTACGAAATGGAGGGTGAATCCTGCGACGGCGGGCCCGTCGTATGTTCTGGGCGATGTGGGTACACATGCGTTGTATCTGGCAAAGGCGATGATCCCCTCACTGGAAATTGAAGAGCTGATGTGTAACCGGCAGAGTTTCGTGAAGAGCCGCGCACCGCTTGAGGACAACGCATTTGTACTGCTGCATTTCAAAGGGGGAGCAGTTGGGAATCTCTGGGCGAGCTGCGTCAATGCCGGATCCGTACATCAGCAGAAGATCAGAGTGGTGGGCTCGAAAGCCAGTGTGGAGTGGTGGGACGAGCACCCGAACCAGCTGCGCTATGAAGTGCAGGGGCAGCCGGCACAGATTCTGGACAGGGGTATGGGATATCTGTATCAGGATGACGAGATGATCACTCAGGACAGGATGGGAGGCGGACATGCGGAAGGTCTGTTCGAGGCCTGGGCCAATCTGTACCGCCGGTTCGGAACTGCGATGGACCGCGTGAACCGCGGACAACGTGCCTCTGATGTGATGGACGACATGTGGTTTCCAAATATCCGCGACGGTGCACAAGGGGTGAAATTCATTGAAACGTGTGTCTGTTCCGCGGATCATGGCAGCACATGGGTGAAATATTAAAACACAGACAGCGAAGTGAACACTTGATTTTCCTCCGGACTTTGACTATATTGTACATATAGGAAGAGGACTGGAGGAAATTTTTATGCGTTTGGAAAAAATTCAGAAAAAGTTAAAAGATATGCGGTTGGAATTCCGGTATACAGAGGTGGACGGATGCGGAAGCCTGGACTTTGAATACCGCGGAGTGGGGTATCACGTCTGGGAGTTTGAAGAAAATGGCTTTGGGGCTGAGACGAATGTGAGAAACGGCGGTCAAAGCGAGGATGTTCTGGGGGATTATGAGGAGGAAATTATTCGGATCCTGGATGCATGGAAGTAGAACAGACAACAGGAAAAAAGTCCCGGCCTAAGAGCGGGACTTTTTTCCTGTCGTCAAAGAGATCAGACCATAGACTCATAGATCCTGACAACGTCCGACTCGGTGAGAGGGGCAAAACCTTCCAGGATACCGTTTCGGCCGTCACCGAAACAGGCGCGGTGAGCCATAGCGGGAATATCCGCGGCTTTTGCTCCCAGGCCGGAAAAATCACCGGGCATTCCGATGGAATCAAGGAAGCGGCGAAATGCGTTAATTCCGCTGCGTGCCGTAGTCTCAGGATAGTTGAAATCCATCTGACATCCCCACACGCGCACCGCAGCCTGTGCGAAACGCATGATGTTGTGGTGCATATTGTATTCCATCACGGCGGGCATAACGACTGCAAGTCCTGCGCCGTGCGCACAGTCATACTCAGCGGACAGTTCATGTTCGATATTATGGCTGGACCAGTCCTGGGTTCTGCCCACACCACATGCGTTGTTGTGAGCCATCATGCCGGCCCACATGATATTGGCGCGTGCATCGTAGTGATTTGGTTCGGCGATCACTCTCGGCCCCTCATGAATCATGGTGAGCAGAAGGCCTTCCAGCAGGCGGTCGGTGGCTTCGACTTCGGTGGAAGTTGTCATGTAGCGCTCAAAGAGATGAGCCATGATATCCGTGATCCCGCAGGCGGTCTGATATGGGGAAAGTGACTGTGTCAGTTCCGGATTCAGGATCGAAAAACGCGGGCGAAAGGCCTCGCCAGTTGCGCCGCGCTTAAACATGCCGTCTTCATTGGTGATCACAGAGTCAGGGGAACCCTCACTGCCCGCCGCCGCGATGGTAAGAACGGTCCCGATGGGGAGCGCTTTGGTCACGGGTTTTCCCTGATAAAAATCCCAGAAATCCCCGTCATATACCGTGCCGGCAGCGATTGCCTTGGCGGAGTCTATGGTACTCCCGCCGCCGACAGCCAGCACGAAATCCACCTGTTCTTTACGGCAAAGAGAGATTCCCTCGTAGACAAGACCGCTGCGCGGATTTGGCTGCACACCGCCCAGTTCCACGTAAGAGATATCTTCGCGTTCCAGGGAAGCCTTGATACGGTCAAGAAGACCGGAGCGAACGACGGAGCCTCCGCCGTAATGAAGCAGTACTTTGCTGCCGCCAAAGCGTTTTACGCATTCGCCTGCCTGTTCTTCACCGTGTTTGCCGAATACGAAATAAGTAGGGGCATAAAATGTAAAACTATCCATTGACGTCCTCCTTTTGTCATTGAGATCAATAGTTCTGACTGTAATTTTACTACACATGACCGTCAAAGGAAATGAAAAATCATAAAAAAGGGAAGAGTCACCTGAATTTACTGGATTTTACATGAAAACTTTTCTATAATAAAAATCAAACGGACAACTATTATCCATACAGGAGGATGCGGTATGATACAGGAAATATATGATTATGTGATGCAGCTGCAGATTATTGACACACATGAGCACCTTCCGGCGTTTGAGCACAACCGGGAGAAAAATGACGTGATTGCAGAATTTCTGGCGCACTATTTCAATGTGGACCTGGTGAGTGCAGGAATGACCAGAAAAGAGTGTGCCGCATTAAAGGGCAGTTCTTTGAACATTATGGAGAAATGGAACATACTGAAACCATATTGGGAAGTCTGCCGCCATACCGGATATGGACAGTCCCTGCAGATTGCAGTCAGGGAGATATACGGGATTGACGCCATCTGTACTGAGACCATAGAGGCTTTGGACGCCGCATACCAAAAAGGTTTTGGCGAACGCCATTATCAAAAAGTCCTGAAAGAGAAGTCCAACATCAGGGTGTCAATACTGGATACCTGGGGAAATGAAGAGTTTGACAGGGAATATTTCATCGCGGCAAACAGGATTGATAAGCTGATACAGCCGCGCACAGGAAAGGATATGGAGGAGCTGGAGCAGGCTGCGGGAGTCACGATATCTTCATTTGAAGATTATCTGAGAGCGTGTGAGATCCGCCTGAATCAGTACGATGAAATCAGCCACATATTGAAACTTGGCATCGCATATTCGCGTTCGCTTGACTTCCAGCCGACAACAAGGACGGAGGCAGAGAGCGCTTTTCTGAAACTTCTCCGGTCAGGGGGCGGGTACATAGAAAAGGAAGAGCAGACATATTACTGTGATCCTGTCCTCACGAATTATCTGTTTCGTTTTATGACCGGGCTTGCACAGGAAAAGGGAATGATCATGCAGATACACACCGGTATACAGGAGGGAAACGGAAATCTTCTTTCCAACAGCCGGCCGTCGCATCTGAACGAAATATTTCTGGAGTATCCCAATATGAAATTTGATCTGTTTCATATCGGGTATCCGTATCAGGGTGAACTTGGTGCATTGTGCAAGATGTTTCCAAATGTCTATGTGGACATGTGCTGGGCGCATATCGTATCGCCGGAGGCAAGCAGAAAGGCGTTAAGTGAGTGGCTGGAGCTGTTTTCCTATACGAAGATCAGCGGTTTCGGAGGAGACTATATGCTGATTGACGGGGTTTACGGACATCAGTATATTGCCAGAAAGAATATCGCTGCCGTACTTTCTGCGAAAGTCGGGGAAGGTCTGTTTGATGAGACGGAGGCATGCCGCATCGGCAAAGCACTTCTGTACGATAATCCCGCCAGAATTTTTCAGATCGATTGAGACGGGGGATGAGAGAAATATGGAAAAAAGTCCTGAAAAAACAGGATTATTTTTGTGACATACACCAATTGTCAAAAAACAAAAAAGATTATATAATGAACTCATACAAGACGTGTGCGGACACGTTGGAGGAACAATGAAAATAACGATTAAGAAGATTGCAGAAGTAGCAGGTGTATCCAGAGGGACCGTTGACAGGGCTCTAAACCGCCGGAAGGGCGTGAACCCGGAAGTGGCAAGACGAGTCATCGAGATTGCAGAGCAGTTGGGATATCAGCCGGATCTTGCGGCAAAGGGACTTGCGGCGAAGCGATACACTCCTAAAAAAATTGGAATTCTGCTGTGCTCAGGAGGGAATCCTTTTTTTGACGAAGTTCTGGAGGGAATTCATGATGCGCTGGATGAACTGAAAGTATTTGAAGTCAAAAGTTCCG
The Ruminococcus gauvreauii genome window above contains:
- a CDS encoding 5-deoxy-glucuronate isomerase; this encodes MRIQQKEPFKAGYQAITELHGKHSDMMMDFGVLKLKPGTEFEDQLMLERAYLLMYGEIEVTFEGRTVRAKRKSFLDDDLWCLNVPEGVTVKITGIADDSEVAVMRTENRREFESAVRCGDDIVKEVRGKGFMNEAGTRIVRTAQDHRLTPDSNLMLGEDVHYPGKWSGFPSHSHAQPEIYFYKFYPENGFGLLKLGDEAILLEHNDTVKIIPDKVHPQVAAPGYAMYYIWVIRHLEGNPYLGPDFEEQHLWVEEPGAVYWPDKSEGGTEDV
- a CDS encoding Gfo/Idh/MocA family protein — its product is MFNEEFHLKRPLNWAMVGGGRGSQIGYIHRCSAARDRLFTLTAGAFDVDQERGREFGVNLGVPPERCYADYQTMFAGEAERPDGIEAVTIATPNGTHYEICRAALNAGLHAVCEKPLCFTSEQADELLALAEEKNRIVGVTYGYTGAQMIHQAKNMIARGDLGDIRIINMQFAHGFHSAEVEKNDAGTKWRVNPATAGPSYVLGDVGTHALYLAKAMIPSLEIEELMCNRQSFVKSRAPLEDNAFVLLHFKGGAVGNLWASCVNAGSVHQQKIRVVGSKASVEWWDEHPNQLRYEVQGQPAQILDRGMGYLYQDDEMITQDRMGGGHAEGLFEAWANLYRRFGTAMDRVNRGQRASDVMDDMWFPNIRDGAQGVKFIETCVCSADHGSTWVKY
- a CDS encoding iron-containing alcohol dehydrogenase; the protein is MDSFTFYAPTYFVFGKHGEEQAGECVKRFGGSKVLLHYGGGSVVRSGLLDRIKASLEREDISYVELGGVQPNPRSGLVYEGISLCRKEQVDFVLAVGGGSTIDSAKAIAAGTVYDGDFWDFYQGKPVTKALPIGTVLTIAAAGSEGSPDSVITNEDGMFKRGATGEAFRPRFSILNPELTQSLSPYQTACGITDIMAHLFERYMTTSTEVEATDRLLEGLLLTMIHEGPRVIAEPNHYDARANIMWAGMMAHNNACGVGRTQDWSSHNIEHELSAEYDCAHGAGLAVVMPAVMEYNMHHNIMRFAQAAVRVWGCQMDFNYPETTARSGINAFRRFLDSIGMPGDFSGLGAKAADIPAMAHRACFGDGRNGILEGFAPLTESDVVRIYESMV
- a CDS encoding amidohydrolase family protein → MIQEIYDYVMQLQIIDTHEHLPAFEHNREKNDVIAEFLAHYFNVDLVSAGMTRKECAALKGSSLNIMEKWNILKPYWEVCRHTGYGQSLQIAVREIYGIDAICTETIEALDAAYQKGFGERHYQKVLKEKSNIRVSILDTWGNEEFDREYFIAANRIDKLIQPRTGKDMEELEQAAGVTISSFEDYLRACEIRLNQYDEISHILKLGIAYSRSLDFQPTTRTEAESAFLKLLRSGGGYIEKEEQTYYCDPVLTNYLFRFMTGLAQEKGMIMQIHTGIQEGNGNLLSNSRPSHLNEIFLEYPNMKFDLFHIGYPYQGELGALCKMFPNVYVDMCWAHIVSPEASRKALSEWLELFSYTKISGFGGDYMLIDGVYGHQYIARKNIAAVLSAKVGEGLFDETEACRIGKALLYDNPARIFQID